A genome region from Hippopotamus amphibius kiboko isolate mHipAmp2 chromosome 1, mHipAmp2.hap2, whole genome shotgun sequence includes the following:
- the MRPL37 gene encoding 39S ribosomal protein L37, mitochondrial has product MALASGPARRALALPGRLGLGGCGAPRRGAYEWGVRSTRKPEPPPPDRVYEIPGLEPITYAGKMHFMPGLARPVFPPWDGGWTHPQFRRLPPPHEHPLYKDQACYLFHQRCRLLEGVKQALWLTKTKLIEGLPEKVLSLADDPRNHIENQDERVLNVISYARLWHSTEDIPKRESYCPVIVDGLIQLCRSQILKHPSLARRICAQNNTLSTTWNRESTLIQVHGSSGDQLNAKEPLPPIASREEVEATKSHVLETFYPISPTMGLQECNIYDVNDDTGFREGYPYPYPHTLYLLESANLRRHRFQPDQLRAKMILFAFGNALAQARRLYGNDTKVLEQPVVVQSVGTDGRVFQFVVLQLNTTDLASEEGVKNLVWVDSDQLLYQHFWCLPVIKKKVVVEPVGPTGFQPETFRKFLALYLHGAV; this is encoded by the exons ATGGCGTTGGCGTCGGGGCCCGCAAGGCGGGCGCTAGCTCTTCCCGGGCGGCTCGGCCTTGGGGGCTGCGGGGCCCCGAGACGCGGGGCATACGAGTGGGGCGTGCGCTCCACGCGGAAGCCCGAGCCTCCTCCCCCGGACAGGGTGTACGAGATTCCTGGACTGGAGCCCATCACCTACGCGGGGAAGATGCACTTCATGCCGGGTCTGGCGCGGCCAGTCTTCCCGCCCTGGGACGGCGGCTGGACGCACCCACAGTTCCGCCGCTTGCCCCCGCCTCACGAGCACCCGCTGTACAAGGACCAGGCTTGCTACCTCTTCCACCAGCGTTGCCGCCTCCTCGAGG GTGTAAAGCAGGCCCTCTGGCTTACCAAGACCAAGTTAATAGAAGGCCTTCCTGAGAAAGTGCTTAGCCTTGCTGATGATCCAAGGAACCACATAGAGAACCAAGATGAACGTGTTCTGAATGTGATCTCTTACGCTCGTCTCTGGCACTCTACTGAAGACATCCCCAAGAGAGAGTCCTACTG TCCAGTCATTGTGGACGGTCTGATACAGCTGTGTAGATCCCAGATTCTCAAGCATCCTTCTCTTGCCAGGCGGATCTGTGCCCAAAACAACACGTTATCCACCACCTGGAATCGAG AGTCTACTCTTATTCAGGTCCATGGTTCCAGTGGAGACCAGCTGAATGCCAAGGAGCCTCTGCCCCCCATTGCCTCCCGAGAGGAGGTGGAAGCTACTAAGAGTCATGTTCTTGAGACCTTCTATCCCATATCTCCCACTATGGGTCTTCAGGAATGCAACATTTATGATGTGAACGACGACACAG GGTTCCGGGAGGGTTATCCTTACCCCTATCCCCACACCCTGTATTTGCTGGAGTCAGCCAATTTACGACGACACCGCTTCCAGCCAGATCAGCTGCGGGCCAAGATGATCCTGTTTGCCTTTGGCAATGCCCTGGCTCAGGCCCGCCGCCTCTATGGG AACGACACTAAGGTTTTGGAGCAGCCAGTGGTCGTGCAAAGTGTGGGCACTGATGGACGTGTCTTCCAGTTCGTGGTGCTACAGCTGAACACCACGGATCTGGCCTCTGAGGAGGGCGTCAAGAATCTAGTCTGGGTGGACTCAGATCAGCTCCTCTATCAGCATTTTTGGTGTCTCCCGGTGATCAAAAAGAAGGTGGTTGTG GAACCTGTTGGGCCGACTGGTTTCCAGCCAGAGACATTCAGGAAGTTTTTAGCTCTGTATTTGCATGGTGCTGTGTGA